A single window of Loxodonta africana isolate mLoxAfr1 chromosome 26, mLoxAfr1.hap2, whole genome shotgun sequence DNA harbors:
- the LOC135228692 gene encoding uncharacterized protein LOC135228692 translates to MAPRSVWNLGLRPQPARPLAGSRHSRAISLAPIGRCSRQSRLKPPHEPAASAPASFQRDLPAEWGRGSGGVERERGGPQEREVGRRAEPSREPREAAWRIGSSELSIKRSPPPLPFPLPPLPLPVRSPQAQPFRLAHWLGAFGDGEGGAPLRSWWRREFERGARRLRSAFPARWPAPGCSRQAAGASGGGCAPKREGTPGGFLVEDGVVAGRPVVAPSPSSSP, encoded by the coding sequence ATGGCGCCGCGGAGCGTTTGGAACCTGGGCCTCCGCCCCCAGCCCGCCCGCCCATTGGCCGGCTCCCGCCACAGCCGCGCCATCAGCCTAGCTCCGATTGGCCGGTGCAGCCGTCAGTCCCGCCTCAAGCCTCCACACGAGCCCGCCGCTTCGGCCCCCGCCTCTTTCCAGCGCGATTTGCCCgcagagtgggggaggggaaGTGGGGGGGTCGAAAGGGAGCGGGGGGGGCCGCAGGAGAGGGAGGTGGGGCGAAGAGCTGAGCCGAGTAGAGAACCAAGAGAAGCCGCGTGGAGGATTGGCTCCAGCGAGCTGTCAATCAAGCGCAGCCCGCCCCCACTTCCCTTCCCCCTCCCGCCGCTCCCCCTCCCCGTGCGTAGCCCGCAGGCTCAGCCTTTCCGGCTCGCTCATTGGCTGGGCGCCTTTGGTGACGGAGAGGGTGGGGCGCCGCTCCGGAGCTGGTGGCGGCGCGAGTTTGAGCGCGGCGCGCGGCGGCTTCGCTCTGCTTTCCCGGCGCGCTGGCCCGCCCCCGGCTGCTCCCGCCAAGCTGCGGGGGCCTCGGGTGGGGGCTGCGCCCCGAAAAGGGAGGGCACCCCCGGCGGTTTCCTAGTCGAGGACGGGGTGGTAGCGGGAAGACCTGTCGTGGCCCCGAGCCCCTCCAGTTCGCCTTAG